One Bradyrhizobium zhanjiangense DNA segment encodes these proteins:
- a CDS encoding cupredoxin domain-containing protein produces the protein MKKTVTFVLALAALSISSAGAHENHGHTSFSAGEPGDPKKPARTIEIALSEMSYEPSNINVKRGEQIRFVLRNVGKEDHEFLLATPKENLAHAEVMKKHPHMEHDDPNGVRLAPNKTAEILWKFSKAGTFEFSCLIPDHRDYGMVGHVTVK, from the coding sequence ATGAAGAAGACCGTCACATTCGTCCTCGCGCTGGCAGCGCTCTCGATCTCGTCCGCCGGTGCGCACGAAAATCACGGCCATACGTCCTTTTCAGCGGGCGAGCCCGGCGATCCCAAAAAGCCGGCGCGCACCATCGAGATCGCGCTGAGCGAGATGTCGTACGAGCCGTCGAACATCAACGTGAAGCGCGGCGAGCAGATCCGCTTCGTGCTGCGCAATGTCGGCAAGGAGGATCACGAGTTTCTGCTCGCCACACCTAAGGAGAATCTCGCGCATGCCGAGGTGATGAAGAAGCATCCGCACATGGAGCATGACGATCCGAACGGAGTGCGACTTGCCCCGAACAAGACAGCGGAGATTCTCTGGAAGTTCAGCAAGGCCGGCACGTTCGAATTTTCGTGCCTGATTCCCGACCACCGCGACTACGGCATGGTCGGCCACGTCACCGTGAAGTAA
- a CDS encoding copper-binding protein, translating to MNRIIRITAALALTLGVATGALAAGAASISGEVKKIDEGAGKITLKHGPAKSLGMEEPMTMVYRVKDTAMLKQVKVGDKVTFEAEEAASGYTVTKMEKAK from the coding sequence ATGAACCGCATCATCCGTATCACTGCAGCGCTGGCGCTGACGTTAGGCGTTGCCACTGGAGCCCTGGCAGCCGGGGCTGCCTCTATCAGTGGCGAGGTCAAGAAGATCGACGAGGGCGCCGGCAAGATCACGCTCAAGCACGGGCCGGCCAAGAGCCTCGGCATGGAAGAACCCATGACCATGGTCTACCGCGTCAAGGACACAGCGATGCTCAAGCAGGTGAAGGTCGGCGACAAGGTGACCTTCGAGGCCGAGGAGGCGGCATCGGGGTACACGGTGACGAAGATGGAGAAGGCGAAGTAA
- the flhA gene encoding flagellar biosynthesis protein FlhA: MVDVTAGQGVGAARPSIPSLNEIVTILKRGDIALALGILTILVVLILPLPAIVLDLFLAISITLSILILMTSLFIQAPLEFSAFPTILLISTMLRLSLNMASTRLILSHGHEGTAAAGHVIEAFGSFVMGGNFVIGIIVFAILIIVNFVVITKGSGRIAEVAARFHLDAMPGKQMAIDADLSAGLIDEKVAKERRKELEDESGFFGAMDGASKFVRGDAIAGLLIVFINVVGGMIIGVAQQGMSFADAGRSYTLLTVGDGLVTQVPALIVSTAAGLLVSKAGVSGAADKALMKQFSGYPQALAMSSAVMLVLAALPGIPTIPFLVLGAGAGALAWHARNHKKTAVKEEAAKAAPAPGMPGAPGAAAAEEPISAALKIDDLKIELGYALLPLVNGPDGTDRLTEQIKALRRSLAIEMGFVMPAVRILDNVQLEANTYIIKIKEVDAGSGKIWPNQFMVMDPGGSQVQVPGIHTTEPTFGLPATWVDASLKEEASLKGYTVVDAATVLSTHLTELLKANMSDLLSYGEVQKLLKELPKEQSELVKDIVPGQVTVSGIQRVLQLLLAERISIRDLSTILEGIADSLAFSRNPATMVEHVRARLARQICAQNTSYNGYLPLIALSARWEQAFAESIIGQGEERSLAMQPSKLSEFMTAVREAFERAAREGEAPVLVTSAAIRPFVRSLVERFRAQTTVLSQAEIHPRARLKTVGSI; this comes from the coding sequence ATGGTCGACGTCACCGCAGGACAGGGCGTAGGCGCAGCAAGGCCCTCGATTCCCTCCCTCAACGAGATCGTCACGATCCTCAAGCGCGGCGACATCGCGCTGGCGCTCGGCATCCTCACCATCCTGGTGGTGCTGATCCTCCCCCTGCCCGCGATCGTGCTGGATCTGTTCCTGGCGATCTCGATCACACTCTCGATCCTGATCCTGATGACGTCGCTGTTCATTCAGGCGCCGCTGGAATTCTCCGCCTTCCCGACCATTCTCCTGATCTCCACCATGCTGCGCCTGTCGCTCAACATGGCCTCGACCCGGCTGATCCTGTCGCACGGGCACGAGGGCACGGCTGCCGCCGGTCACGTTATCGAAGCGTTCGGTAGCTTCGTGATGGGCGGCAATTTCGTCATCGGTATCATCGTCTTCGCCATCCTGATCATCGTCAACTTTGTCGTCATCACCAAGGGTTCGGGCCGTATCGCTGAAGTTGCCGCCCGCTTCCACCTCGACGCCATGCCCGGCAAGCAGATGGCGATCGACGCCGATCTCTCTGCCGGTCTGATCGACGAGAAGGTCGCCAAGGAGCGGCGCAAGGAGCTCGAGGACGAGAGCGGCTTCTTCGGCGCCATGGACGGTGCCTCCAAGTTCGTCCGCGGCGATGCCATCGCCGGCCTGCTGATCGTCTTCATCAACGTCGTCGGCGGCATGATCATCGGCGTGGCGCAGCAGGGCATGTCCTTTGCCGACGCCGGCCGCAGCTACACGCTGCTGACCGTCGGTGACGGCCTCGTCACCCAGGTGCCGGCGCTGATCGTCTCGACCGCGGCCGGCCTGCTCGTCTCCAAGGCCGGCGTCTCCGGCGCCGCCGACAAGGCGCTGATGAAGCAGTTCTCCGGCTATCCGCAGGCCCTCGCCATGTCCTCGGCGGTTATGCTGGTGCTGGCGGCCCTGCCCGGCATTCCGACCATCCCCTTCCTCGTGCTCGGCGCCGGCGCCGGCGCGCTGGCCTGGCACGCCCGCAACCACAAGAAGACCGCCGTCAAGGAGGAAGCCGCCAAGGCCGCGCCTGCTCCGGGCATGCCGGGTGCGCCGGGCGCGGCTGCAGCCGAAGAGCCGATCTCGGCGGCGCTCAAGATCGACGACCTGAAGATCGAGCTCGGCTATGCCCTGCTGCCGCTGGTCAACGGCCCCGATGGCACCGACCGCCTCACCGAGCAGATCAAGGCGCTGCGCCGTTCGCTCGCAATCGAGATGGGATTCGTGATGCCGGCGGTGCGCATCCTCGACAACGTCCAGCTCGAGGCCAACACCTACATCATCAAGATCAAGGAGGTCGACGCCGGCTCCGGCAAGATCTGGCCGAACCAGTTCATGGTCATGGACCCCGGCGGCAGCCAGGTGCAGGTGCCCGGCATCCACACCACCGAGCCGACCTTCGGCCTGCCCGCGACCTGGGTCGACGCCAGCCTCAAGGAAGAGGCCTCGCTCAAAGGCTACACCGTGGTTGACGCCGCGACCGTGCTCTCGACCCACCTCACCGAGCTGCTCAAGGCCAACATGTCGGACCTGCTCTCCTATGGCGAGGTGCAGAAGCTGCTCAAGGAGCTGCCGAAGGAGCAGAGCGAGCTGGTCAAGGACATCGTGCCGGGACAGGTCACGGTCTCCGGCATCCAGCGCGTGCTGCAGCTCCTGCTCGCCGAGCGCATCTCGATCCGCGACCTCTCGACCATCCTCGAAGGCATCGCCGATTCGCTCGCCTTCTCGCGCAATCCCGCGACCATGGTCGAGCATGTCCGCGCCCGCCTAGCGCGCCAGATCTGCGCGCAGAACACCTCCTACAACGGCTATCTGCCGCTGATCGCGCTGTCGGCGCGCTGGGAACAGGCCTTTGCCGAATCCATCATCGGCCAGGGCGAGGAGCGCAGCCTCGCGATGCAACCCTCGAAACTGTCGGAGTTCATGACCGCCGTGCGCGAGGCCTTCGAGCGTGCCGCCCGTGAAGGCGAGGCGCCGGTGCTGGTCACCTCTGCCGCAATTCGTCCGTTCGTGCGTTCCCTGGTGGAACGGTTCCGGGCCCAGACCACCGTGCTGTCGCAGGCCGAAATCCACCCTAGGGCGAGGTTGAAAACGGTCGGAAGCATCTGA
- a CDS encoding sigma-70 family RNA polymerase sigma factor: protein MENDLQRSERPESELRIDIAAAIQSLPSHYRQVLILRDVDEMTISEIAQSLELTRETVKARLHRGRALVREYIMR, encoded by the coding sequence TTGGAAAATGACCTGCAGCGTTCGGAGAGGCCAGAATCAGAACTTCGCATCGATATAGCTGCCGCGATCCAGTCGCTGCCGAGCCACTACCGGCAGGTGCTCATTTTGCGGGATGTGGACGAAATGACGATCAGCGAAATAGCGCAATCGCTGGAGCTAACCCGAGAAACTGTGAAGGCTCGACTGCATCGCGGTCGAGCGCTCGTGCGTGAATATATAATGCGCTGA
- a CDS encoding RNA polymerase sigma factor, translating into MRSKRSEAARRTMSPPFSSPSTLEAAIGGDADAILTLLKTSQPDIRRYARRTCRTTSDVEDAVQETLWIVYRRIGRLQRAGAFSL; encoded by the coding sequence ATGCGCAGTAAGAGGTCGGAAGCTGCGCGCCGAACCATGAGCCCACCTTTTTCATCGCCGAGCACGTTGGAAGCGGCAATAGGCGGGGACGCTGACGCCATCCTGACGCTGCTCAAAACGTCGCAGCCCGACATACGCCGGTACGCGCGAAGAACCTGCCGCACGACAAGCGATGTGGAAGACGCGGTTCAGGAAACGTTATGGATCGTGTACCGTCGCATTGGTCGTCTCCAACGTGCCGGAGCCTTTTCCCTCTGA
- a CDS encoding YgaP family membrane protein → MLYKKNVAGWESWVRLLAGAIMIACGLLGLKGMPVGYLIAGVGVLTALTGVFGYCPACAVRGRKLRAEP, encoded by the coding sequence ATGCTGTACAAGAAGAACGTGGCTGGCTGGGAAAGTTGGGTCCGGCTCTTGGCTGGGGCAATTATGATCGCTTGTGGGCTACTAGGCCTTAAAGGTATGCCCGTTGGATACCTGATCGCCGGTGTCGGGGTCCTGACCGCGCTTACAGGCGTTTTCGGATACTGCCCGGCATGCGCAGTAAGAGGTCGGAAGCTGCGCGCCGAACCATGA
- a CDS encoding adenylate/guanylate cyclase domain-containing protein, which produces MAEERPFRVERRLSAILAADVAGYSRLMHHDEEATHSKLTALLADSVMPAISEHGGRIVKNTGDGFLAEFPSAVEAVRAAVQFQNRIKELTGAEVEDRRIAFRVGVNIGDVIVEPNDIFGDGVNIAARLESIAEPGGICISSSAYDQVRGKVGVEFVDLGEQNLKNIARPIRTYAMVRDELGPAMRGGSMPAGALSAPRLSMVVLPFANIGGDPEQDYFVDGVTESLTTDLSRISSSFVIARNTAFTFKGKAVDVKKIGRELNVRYVLEGSVQRGGNRLRVNVQLIDAETGNHLWAERFDKPVADLFDMQDEIVSRLANTLDAQLVAAEARRAERSLHPDAMNLYFQGTACLHKGLSNEHLARARGFFERALALDPGSIEALVGTAIVDFNRGANFSIDDRAMPLAAAEVTLIKVLSLAPQYAPAHLYLGAVYIFTGRAAQGIAECEQALALDRNLANAHGWIGLAKHILDRPGETEGHVHEALRLSPRDVFAHRWMMWAGLASVHLNANAEAVAWLRRSIEANRNFPLAHFHFAAALALLGSLDEARAVAQAGLALNSGFTIHRFQRQTPSNNPTYLVKRERILEGMRMAGVPEG; this is translated from the coding sequence ATGGCAGAAGAACGGCCGTTCCGGGTGGAGCGCAGGCTGTCGGCGATATTGGCCGCCGATGTGGCTGGCTATTCGCGGCTCATGCACCATGACGAAGAGGCTACGCATTCCAAACTGACAGCGCTGCTCGCGGACAGTGTCATGCCCGCGATCTCCGAACACGGCGGTCGCATCGTGAAGAATACGGGCGACGGGTTCTTGGCGGAGTTTCCAAGCGCGGTGGAAGCGGTCCGCGCTGCTGTGCAATTTCAGAACCGCATCAAGGAACTTACAGGCGCTGAGGTGGAGGATAGGCGTATTGCTTTCCGGGTCGGTGTCAACATTGGCGACGTAATCGTCGAGCCGAATGACATCTTTGGAGACGGCGTCAATATTGCAGCGAGGCTCGAGAGCATCGCAGAACCTGGCGGCATCTGCATCTCATCTTCTGCCTACGATCAGGTCCGAGGCAAGGTCGGGGTTGAGTTCGTCGATCTGGGCGAACAGAACCTCAAAAACATCGCTCGCCCGATCCGGACCTATGCCATGGTCCGGGATGAGCTTGGCCCGGCGATGAGGGGCGGCAGCATGCCGGCGGGCGCCCTTTCAGCACCGCGTCTGTCCATGGTGGTGCTACCGTTCGCGAACATCGGAGGCGATCCTGAGCAAGACTATTTCGTTGATGGCGTGACCGAGAGCCTGACCACGGATCTATCGCGCATCAGCAGTTCGTTCGTCATCGCCCGCAACACGGCCTTCACCTTCAAGGGCAAAGCCGTAGACGTCAAGAAAATCGGGCGCGAGTTGAACGTCCGCTACGTGCTCGAAGGCTCGGTGCAGCGTGGCGGCAACCGACTTCGAGTAAACGTGCAGCTGATCGACGCCGAAACAGGCAATCACCTTTGGGCCGAACGCTTCGACAAGCCTGTCGCCGACCTGTTCGATATGCAGGACGAAATCGTATCACGGCTCGCCAATACGCTGGATGCCCAGCTAGTCGCGGCCGAGGCGCGGCGCGCGGAACGTTCGCTGCATCCCGATGCGATGAACTTGTATTTCCAGGGCACCGCTTGCTTACATAAGGGGCTGTCCAACGAACACTTGGCGCGAGCGCGCGGCTTTTTCGAACGTGCCTTGGCGCTCGATCCAGGCAGTATCGAAGCACTGGTTGGCACGGCAATAGTTGACTTTAATCGGGGCGCTAACTTTTCTATTGACGACCGGGCCATGCCCCTCGCGGCGGCCGAGGTGACCTTGATCAAGGTTTTGTCTCTAGCTCCGCAATATGCGCCGGCCCACCTGTATCTGGGCGCGGTGTATATTTTTACGGGCCGCGCGGCCCAAGGTATTGCTGAATGCGAGCAGGCGCTGGCACTGGACAGAAATTTAGCTAACGCTCATGGTTGGATCGGTCTTGCCAAGCATATTCTTGATCGCCCCGGGGAGACCGAGGGCCACGTCCACGAAGCGCTGCGCCTCTCTCCCCGCGATGTCTTCGCCCACCGATGGATGATGTGGGCAGGCCTCGCGAGCGTTCATCTGAACGCCAACGCCGAGGCGGTCGCGTGGCTACGCCGGAGCATCGAGGCTAACCGCAATTTCCCACTCGCGCATTTCCATTTCGCTGCGGCGCTGGCACTGCTTGGGTCGCTGGACGAGGCACGGGCGGTTGCGCAGGCGGGGCTTGCACTCAATTCAGGGTTCACCATCCACCGGTTCCAACGCCAGACACCGAGCAACAATCCGACGTACCTCGTCAAACGCGAGCGCATCCTAGAGGGTATGCGCATGGCCGGGGTGCCAGAGGGGTGA
- a CDS encoding phasin family protein has translation MDFSKAALPGVGRELAEQGLARAREGCEKIKAASEEMAEALRETYSSNARCTTDYGLKVLEISNANAASALDFFVHLFGSKSATDVYTLSAAQARKAFDTASDQNKELWALAQKLATETGEPIRKHFTRVLHQGAG, from the coding sequence TTGGATTTCTCGAAGGCCGCCTTGCCGGGCGTGGGGCGCGAGCTTGCCGAGCAAGGCCTCGCCCGCGCACGGGAAGGCTGCGAGAAGATCAAGGCCGCCTCGGAAGAGATGGCGGAGGCGCTGCGCGAGACCTATTCGAGCAATGCGAGATGCACGACCGACTACGGGCTCAAGGTGCTCGAAATCTCAAACGCCAATGCCGCTTCTGCGCTCGATTTCTTCGTCCATCTGTTCGGCAGCAAGTCAGCGACCGATGTCTATACCTTGTCGGCGGCGCAAGCGCGCAAGGCGTTCGACACCGCCTCCGACCAGAACAAGGAATTGTGGGCGCTTGCCCAGAAGCTCGCGACGGAAACGGGTGAGCCGATCAGGAAGCACTTCACCAGGGTTCTCCACCAAGGCGCCGGCTAA
- a CDS encoding MBL fold metallo-hydrolase, translating to MLTCQCNAIHRRDVVCGGGAALFSAIVATLIGSGKPVRAETIAGKVPEIDRVAVRVVIDSYQFAVAPSRKVSDIEIEHFGWGIGGGKPPGKTLISEFGLSMHVESRRGTETRHVLVDFGFTPDALVNNANLVGIDPAALDALVLSHGHYDHFGGLAGFLKENNGKLKAKLPIYVGGEEAFCSREWTAPPVRGDFGALDRKALEGADVAVTYAAGPALVADHGFTTGHIGQTSFEKLLSPSAMKIGVDGGIGCYADKLPEDERTKAVIPDQFRHEIATAFNLKGRGLIVLTSCSHRGVVNAIKQAQAASGISKVHAVIGGFHLAPYKEDYVRDTITALKGIDIDYVVPLHCTGEPFYEMAKAEMPSKLLRSYTGTRFIFAA from the coding sequence ATGTTGACTTGCCAATGCAACGCAATTCATCGACGCGATGTGGTATGCGGCGGCGGTGCGGCCCTGTTCAGCGCCATTGTGGCGACGCTGATCGGTAGTGGGAAGCCGGTACGCGCAGAAACTATCGCCGGTAAGGTTCCGGAGATCGACCGTGTGGCAGTGCGCGTCGTGATCGACAGCTATCAATTCGCTGTCGCGCCAAGCCGGAAGGTTTCCGATATTGAGATTGAACACTTCGGCTGGGGCATCGGCGGTGGCAAGCCGCCGGGTAAGACACTGATCAGTGAGTTCGGCCTGTCGATGCACGTTGAGTCGCGGCGCGGCACCGAAACACGACATGTCCTGGTCGACTTCGGCTTCACACCGGACGCGCTGGTCAACAACGCCAATCTCGTCGGCATCGATCCGGCCGCGCTCGACGCCCTTGTCTTGAGCCATGGTCACTACGATCATTTTGGCGGTCTCGCCGGCTTCCTAAAGGAAAACAACGGCAAGCTCAAAGCCAAGCTACCGATTTACGTCGGTGGCGAGGAGGCATTCTGCTCCCGCGAATGGACGGCTCCGCCGGTGCGCGGCGATTTCGGGGCCCTGGATCGCAAGGCGCTGGAAGGCGCCGATGTTGCGGTGACCTATGCAGCAGGACCGGCACTCGTCGCCGATCACGGCTTCACCACGGGTCACATCGGCCAGACGAGCTTTGAGAAGCTGCTGTCCCCCAGCGCCATGAAGATCGGCGTGGACGGCGGCATTGGATGCTATGCCGACAAGCTTCCCGAGGACGAACGGACGAAGGCTGTCATCCCGGACCAGTTCCGGCACGAGATCGCCACCGCATTCAATCTAAAAGGCCGCGGGTTGATCGTGTTAACCTCTTGCAGCCATCGCGGGGTAGTCAACGCGATCAAACAAGCGCAAGCGGCGTCGGGCATCAGCAAGGTTCATGCGGTGATCGGCGGCTTCCACCTCGCGCCCTATAAAGAGGACTATGTGCGCGACACGATCACAGCGCTGAAGGGTATCGACATCGACTACGTCGTTCCACTGCACTGCACTGGTGAGCCGTTCTACGAAATGGCAAAGGCCGAGATGCCGAGCAAGCTCCTGCGCTCCTACACGGGTACACGCTTCATCTTCGCTGCCTGA
- a CDS encoding ParB/Srx family N-terminal domain-containing protein, with amino-acid sequence MDALASKPAVETWPIERLRPYERNSRRHSAEQIEQIAASIRQWGWTMPILAADDGMVLAGHGRLAAGKLLGFSEVPVIVARGWTDQQKRAYVIADNRLTDASDWDDEMLRLELADLVEGGFEISLTGITEDELSRLSVGVGELEQMPELPDGDRSPFRDMTFILYGDQFGIVERAIAKATKPRDPDNPNRSPQGNALAAICAEYLGRVS; translated from the coding sequence ATGGATGCACTGGCGAGCAAGCCGGCTGTGGAAACATGGCCGATTGAGCGTTTGCGGCCCTATGAGCGCAATTCGCGTCGGCATTCGGCCGAGCAGATCGAGCAAATCGCCGCGTCAATCCGGCAATGGGGCTGGACCATGCCAATCCTCGCGGCCGATGACGGCATGGTTCTCGCCGGCCATGGGCGCCTTGCCGCCGGCAAGCTGCTGGGATTTAGCGAGGTCCCGGTCATCGTGGCGCGCGGATGGACCGATCAGCAAAAGCGCGCTTATGTCATCGCCGATAATCGGCTGACCGATGCGAGCGATTGGGACGACGAGATGCTGCGGCTCGAATTGGCCGACCTCGTCGAGGGCGGTTTCGAGATCTCACTGACCGGCATTACCGAGGACGAGCTATCGCGGCTGTCCGTCGGCGTCGGCGAGCTTGAGCAAATGCCGGAATTGCCGGACGGTGATCGGTCGCCATTCCGCGACATGACGTTCATTCTGTACGGCGATCAATTCGGGATCGTCGAGCGCGCGATAGCCAAGGCGACCAAGCCGCGCGATCCGGACAATCCCAATCGATCGCCGCAAGGCAATGCGCTCGCCGCGATCTGCGCCGAATATCTAGGACGCGTCTCATAA
- a CDS encoding c-type cytochrome: protein MKAILVRLGLGLALSAAPLTTWTQADDAPPAWAFPVNPPDFKVQPDDGAPRHVPDSTAAFTLTQARDLFFALDWHPSDHPPLPDIVAHGRKPDVMACGVCHRADGPGGPENSGIAGLSAQYIVQQMADFKSGARTTSVPQRIPPQLMIKTARGITDTEIEQAAAYFSGLKPRAVIKVVETATVPKTRVAGWFLAALPGGEMEPIAGRIIEVPEDLEHFEMRDARSHFIAYVPPGSVEQGRQLATTGGNGKSAPCTICHGPELSGVGPIPGLAGRSPSYLVRQLYDFQHGTRAGPWSPLMAANVSKLTLDDMVALAAYAASLQP from the coding sequence ATGAAAGCGATCCTCGTGAGATTGGGGCTTGGCCTAGCTCTGTCCGCCGCGCCGCTCACAACGTGGACGCAAGCTGATGATGCGCCGCCCGCTTGGGCGTTTCCGGTAAACCCGCCGGATTTCAAAGTGCAGCCCGACGATGGGGCGCCGCGGCATGTTCCCGACAGCACTGCCGCGTTCACGCTCACGCAGGCACGAGATCTATTCTTCGCCCTCGATTGGCATCCTTCGGACCACCCGCCGCTGCCGGATATCGTCGCTCATGGCCGCAAGCCGGACGTAATGGCGTGCGGCGTGTGTCACCGGGCGGATGGGCCGGGCGGGCCGGAAAATAGCGGCATTGCCGGCCTTTCCGCACAGTACATCGTTCAGCAGATGGCCGACTTCAAAAGCGGCGCGCGGACGACCTCCGTCCCGCAACGAATCCCGCCGCAGCTGATGATCAAGACTGCAAGGGGCATTACCGATACGGAAATCGAACAGGCAGCGGCCTATTTCTCCGGGTTGAAGCCGCGGGCAGTGATCAAGGTGGTGGAGACCGCCACCGTACCGAAGACCCGTGTCGCCGGGTGGTTTCTCGCGGCCTTACCGGGCGGCGAGATGGAGCCGATCGCCGGTCGCATCATCGAGGTTCCGGAGGATCTGGAGCACTTCGAGATGCGCGACGCGCGATCGCACTTCATCGCCTACGTGCCGCCTGGGAGCGTCGAACAGGGCCGACAACTCGCTACCACCGGCGGCAACGGAAAGAGCGCGCCATGCACGATCTGCCATGGGCCCGAACTGAGCGGAGTGGGACCGATCCCCGGCCTCGCTGGACGCTCGCCGAGCTACCTCGTGCGGCAACTCTACGATTTTCAGCACGGCACGCGGGCCGGTCCATGGAGCCCGCTGATGGCGGCCAATGTGAGCAAGCTGACGCTCGACGACATGGTGGCGCTAGCCGCCTACGCGGCGTCCCTTCAGCCCTGA
- a CDS encoding NAD(P)/FAD-dependent oxidoreductase yields the protein MARIVVLGAGFAGLWAAIGAARKRDEIGASGQDIEIRLIDRNPYHNIRVRNYEVDLGEVALPLPQLLDPIGVSHGLGEVEAIDPAHREISLVTSGGEETLHYDRLVLALGSEVMRPDIPGLAEHAFDVDTYAAALRLEDHLVSLGRSAPSPGRATVVVVGAGFTGIEVAAEMPARLTRAGISGSRRIILVDPNPAVGATIGAQARPVIETALASLDVEMRLGVRVVSVEAGGMHLSSGEFIAAQTVIWCAGMRASPLTASLPDARDRFGRILVDPFMRVADVGGVFAAGDVASSVIDGLHPTVMSCQFARPMGRFAGHNVVADLAGLPMLPLRIDWYVTVLDLGAWGALYTEGWDREVRATGAAAKVTKETINRRRIYPPLTGSKDELFAAAAPTVQAPPPTYGAPRR from the coding sequence ATGGCGCGCATCGTCGTGCTCGGCGCCGGGTTTGCAGGCCTGTGGGCGGCCATCGGTGCTGCGCGCAAGCGCGACGAGATCGGCGCGAGCGGGCAGGACATCGAGATCCGCCTCATTGACCGCAATCCCTATCACAACATCCGCGTGCGAAATTACGAGGTCGACCTCGGCGAGGTTGCGCTACCGCTGCCCCAACTGCTCGATCCGATCGGCGTCAGCCATGGTCTCGGCGAGGTTGAAGCCATCGATCCGGCACATCGCGAAATCTCGCTGGTCACCAGCGGCGGCGAGGAGACGTTGCACTATGACCGCCTCGTGCTGGCGCTCGGCAGCGAGGTGATGCGTCCCGACATTCCAGGCCTTGCCGAGCACGCCTTCGACGTCGACACCTATGCTGCGGCACTTCGCCTCGAGGATCATCTCGTCTCGCTCGGACGCAGCGCCCCGTCGCCGGGGCGTGCGACGGTCGTGGTGGTCGGCGCCGGCTTCACCGGCATCGAGGTCGCGGCCGAGATGCCGGCCAGGCTGACGCGTGCGGGCATCAGCGGCAGCCGCCGCATCATCCTGGTCGATCCCAATCCGGCGGTCGGCGCCACCATCGGCGCGCAGGCGCGTCCCGTGATCGAGACGGCCTTGGCCTCGCTCGATGTCGAGATGCGGCTCGGTGTGCGCGTCGTCTCGGTCGAGGCCGGCGGCATGCACCTGAGTTCGGGCGAGTTCATTGCGGCGCAGACGGTGATCTGGTGCGCCGGAATGCGTGCAAGCCCCTTGACGGCGAGCCTTCCGGACGCGCGCGATCGCTTCGGACGCATTCTGGTCGATCCCTTCATGCGGGTTGCGGATGTCGGCGGCGTGTTCGCGGCCGGCGACGTTGCCTCGAGCGTGATCGACGGGCTGCATCCGACCGTGATGTCCTGTCAGTTCGCGCGGCCCATGGGTCGCTTCGCCGGCCACAACGTGGTGGCCGATCTCGCCGGCCTGCCGATGTTGCCGCTGCGGATCGACTGGTACGTGACCGTACTCGATCTCGGTGCCTGGGGCGCGCTCTATACCGAAGGCTGGGATCGCGAGGTGCGCGCCACCGGCGCGGCTGCGAAGGTAACCAAGGAGACGATCAACCGCAGGCGAATCTATCCACCGCTCACAGGCAGCAAGGACGAACTCTTCGCTGCCGCCGCGCCGACGGTGCAGGCGCCGCCGCCGACTTATGGGGCGCCGCGTCGTTGA